Within Deinococcus metalli, the genomic segment ACCGCAGGAACCAGCACCCGTCACCGCCCTTCCAGATGCCGCGCCGGTTCCGGTGGCCATTTCCAGCCCATCTGCCAGCGCTCCCTTTGGCGGCGAGGACTCTGCCCCCCCCGTACAGCCGTTCGCCGTGGCGGATACCCCTGAACCGGCCCCGGCTCCCGCCAAGCCCGTTGCCCTTCAAACTGTGGATCCGCCGCCCATGACCTCCTCCAGTCTCTTCGGCGGCGAGGCCAGTGCCCCAGCCCAGGGCAGGCCCTCGCCCGCCACCATGGCCGCGGCGGCACCTGAGGTCACGCCCCCAGAACGCGGGCAGGCCCTGATCTATCAAAAGCCCACTGAGGCGAAGACCACGGAGCAGCAGGCGCCCCCGCCCCAGTCGGCCCTGCTATATCAGGCGTCCGCAAAAGAAGGTGGTACCAGCAGTGGGGGAGCCAGCAGCGCGCCGCGCTCGGCGATGGTCTACCAGACCTCCGCGCAGGGCTCCAGCGCGGCAGGCACGGGCAGCAGTCTGACCGACCAGCAGGAACAAGGCGGCGTGACCACCGCCAGTGCCCGGGGCGGCGCGATCATGTACCAGCGCAGCGCCACGCCCCGGGCGCCCGCCGGTGCTCCAGCCAATACCACGGGTGGGGCGGAGTTCGGCAACGTGCCCGCCACACCGGATCCGGACGCACCGAAGTTCAGTCCCACCTCACAGATTCCCGCCAAGACCCTGACCGCCATTCGCACGGCCGCAGGCGTGGCCGTGCCGGTCGTGGTGGTTTCCAGCGAGGGCAACTGGATCGGCACCGCGTCCTATAACCCGGCCCTCGGGCGCGTGGACATGACCTTTGGCAGCTTCGTGCACATGAAGTCTGGCAAGACCTACCCGGTGCAGGCCCTCGGGTATCAGGCGGCGGGGGGCAACCTGTCGCAAGGAGTGGCGGCCAGCGTCCGCCCGATTGCGCCCACCCTCGGCCTCGATCTGGCCCGCGCGGGACTGAACAGCCTGAACGTGTACACCCAGGCGCTCTCCGCTGCCGGCACGACGACCACCAACGGCACCGTCACGACGGTCAACCGGCAGGCCCCGGCCTTCGTCCAGGTGCTCCAGGGCGAGTTGGGCAAGTTGGCGCAGCTCCCTGAAGGCAATGAGACCATCACGGTCGTGGCCGACGTCGCCACGAATACCGATGTGATCATCCTGTTCGGCGTGGAGCCGGCTGCAGGCGCCACCTGAAGGCAGCGAAAATGGGACTACACCTGGCGAAGGTCATACTCCTGGCCAACTCGGGCACCAGTACCTCACGATCCACAACGCTGGGATATACCCGCCTCCGTTTATCTAAACGGTTATGGGGTCACGCCAGAGCCGGAACAGGAATGCTCGCTCAGACTACTGCTCCAGGGACGCCTGGAGGGGATCTGGAGTGCGGAGCGGTCGCAGGTGACCACCTGCGACGGCCTCTGGGAGGGAGAAATCGTAGCGGCCGAGCAAGTTCACGTGCTCGTGGAGCAGCGGGGACAGGCGGGCGATGTCGGCCGGCGCGACCGGCCCCTGGGTCTGCGTCAGGTGGGTCAGGGCGTGCTGCAGGTAGCGCGTGTTCCATAGCACGAGGGCGTTCATGACCAGGCCCAGGGCCCCGAGCTGATCCTCCACTCCCTCCCGGTAGCGCTGGCGCAGTTCGCCCTTGCGGCCGTGAAAGACCGCCCGGGCCACCGCGTGGCGGCCCTCCCCACGGTTCAGCTGCACCAGGATGCGCCGGCGGTACCCGTCGTCCCGGACGGAGTTCAGCAGGTACAGCGTTTTCTCGATCCGGCCGATCTTCGCCACGGCCCGCCCGAGACCGGACAGGCTCCCACCGCGCTACACGGTGCGCATCACGGCCATCGCCTTGACCTGACCGAGTTTCAGCGACCCCGCCAGCCGCAGCATGTCCTCCCAGTGCTCCGCGATGAGCCGCTCGTTGATGACGTGCCGGCTCAGGTCATTCAGCACGCCGTAATCGGCGTTCCGATTCAGGCGCCAGAAGCGCTGGTCGCCCAGACCCTCGCTTCCCGATCAGGAACTGGCCACTGTGCGCCAGTGGAGTCCCGACGGCCCGCAGCTGATCCCATCCTTTGAGACCTCAACCCATCAAACGTGGTATATGTGTATCACTACACATTCAGCCTGTGCCGCCTGGACAGCGGCGTCACCTCCATGGAGGTTTTCCTGCGCACAGAACCGATCCCCCGTCCGGTATGTTCCTGATCGCCCCTTTCTCAAGGAGTCGAGCATGAGTCAGATCACACGCAGACGGTTCGTCGGATCGGGCATGACCATCGTGGCGCTGGCCAGCTTGCCCCGCGCCAGGGCGCAGGCCATGGCGCCCAGCCTGGGCTACCCGGCCACCAGGATCGGCAGCCTCGGCACGCTGAAAGAAGGCGTCGGCCAGTACTTCGCCTACCCCGACGACGCCGCGCAGGGCCTGCTGCTCAAACTCGGCAAGCCCGCCATCGGTGGCCTGGGGAAAGAGCGCGACATCGTGGCCTTCTCGGCGGCCTGCACACACATGGGCTGCGGGGTGGCCTACAAGGGGGAGCGGCTGCAGTGCCCGTGCCACTACTCGATGTTCGACCCGGCCAAAAACGGCCAGGTCTACCAGGGGCTCGCCAGCAGCTACCTGCCGCAGATCCCGCTGCGCATCGACGCGGCCGGGGACATCTACGCCGTGGCGGTCGAGGGCCTGATCTGGGGCCGCGCGCGCAACATCCTGTCCAAGGGAGCCTGACATGGCCGTCTACAAGCGCTACGACCAATTGCCCCTGCCGCCCAAGGGTGCCGAGGTACACAACACCGTCTGCCAGTACTGCACGGTCGGCTGCGGCTACAAGGTGTACGTCTGGCCAGCTGGGAAAGACGGCGGCCTGGCCGCGAACCAGAACGCCTTCGGCCGAGACTTCACAGCGCCGCAACCACCGATCGCGGGGCAACCCTACACCGAGGCCATGCACTCGGTGATCACGCGCGGCGGGAAGCAGATGAACGTCGCGATCGTGCCCGCCAAGGATTCCCCGATCAACCGCAACGGCGACCACTCCAGCCGCGGCGGCTCCAACGCGCTGACGCTTTTCGACGAGAGCCGCCCCACCCGCGACCGCCTGAAGTACCCCATGCTGCGCGTCGGGGACTCCTTCCAGGCGATTCCGTGGCAGGAAGCGCTGAACCTGATGGCCGGAATCATCAAGGGCGTGTACGACCAGCACGGCCCGGACGCGCTGACGGCCAAGGCCTACGACCACGGCGGCGGGGGTGGCGGTTTCGAGAACAACTGGGGCATCGGCAGCCTGTTCTTCACCGGTCTGAAGATGCAGTACGTCGCCATCCACAACCGCCCGGCGTACAACTCCGAGGTGTGGGGCAGCCGCGACCGGGGCGTGCACGAACTGAACTACACCGCCGAGGACGCCCGGCTGACCGACACGCTGATCCTGTGGGGCGCCAACCCCTACGAGACGGCCAGCGTGTTCTACACCGAGCACATGCTCCCGAACTTCGAGGGCGGCACCGAGACCGAGAAGGACGAGGCCTTCCCCGGCGAGGCGAAGGTGCCCACCCGCCTGATCGTGGTCGATCCACGGCGCACGTCCTCGCTCACCATCGCCGAGAGCATCGACAAGGATCGCGTGCTGCACCTGCGGCCGAACCTCGGCACGGACTACATCCTGGCCAACGCCATCGCGCGCGCCATCCACCAGCAGGGCTGGCACGACCAGGCGTTCATCGACGCCCGCACCGAGAAGGAGACCTGGGCCGACTACGCCGAGAAGAGTCTGCGGATCGGGATTCCCTACGCCACGGTCATGAAGGAGGCCGAGGCGATCACCGGCGTGAAGCGCGCCGACATGGAACAGGCCGCGCTGTGGATGGCCCGGCCCAAGAGTGGGGCCCGGCGGCGCAGCCTCCTGATCTACGAGAAGGGCATGATCTGGAACCTCAAGAACTACGACCAGATCGCGGCCGTCACTCAGCTGGCGGTGCTGGCCGGCAACATCGGCAAGCCTGGCACCGGCGTCGGACGCCAGGGTGGGCACCAGGAAGGCTATGTCCGGCCCGGCTACCCCGGCACGCGACCGCCGCCCAACGTGGACGAGTACCTCAAGGCCGGAAGCGGCAAGTTCTACTGGGTCATCGGCACCAACCCCTTCCTGACCACGCTCGATAACCAGGCGTATCGCAAGCGCATCAACGCGCGCACGAAGGTGCTCACCGACGCCCTGAGTCTGGACGGCGTCATGGGCGAGCCCGGCACCACCCAGGGCCTGATCGACCGGGTGCTCGAGCAGGTCGGCAGCGGCGACGGCCTGTTCATGGTCGTGCAGGATCTGTACATGACCGAGACCGCGCAGGCCGCGCACCTGGTGCTGCCGGCGGCGGGCTGGGGCGAGGCGAACCTCACCTCCATCAACTGCAACAGCCGCCTGCTGCGCCTCTACGAGCAGTTCATGGATCCCCCCGGCGACGCCAAACCCGACTGGCAGATCATGTCGCTCGTCGCGGGCCGGCTGGCTGACCTGTACAGGGCCGAGGGCAACACCGAGGCCGTGGCGCGCTTCAGCGGCATGACGTCATGGAAGAAGGACGAGGATCCCTTCCTGGAGGGCAGCAAGGCCTTCAAGGACAACGCCGTCAGCCCGGCCGACGAGGCCACCCTGGAAGCTGAGAACTACAAGGGCGTCACCTACGCCATGCTCAAACAGCTCGGGCAGAAGGGCGTCCAGACCCCGGTGCGCCAGGAAGGCGGCAAGGTCGTTGGTACCAAACGGCGCTACTCACAGCGCTTCGCCACCGACTCCGGCAAGTTCAAGTGGTACGGCACCGACGCCTGGGCCGGCTACCCCGAGCAGATCGACAAGTACCTGCACGGCGACATGGCCAGGCAGTACCCGTTCTGGATGACCACCGGCCGCAACCAGACCATCTGGCAGACGGCCTACCACGACCGCCGCATTGCCGAGAAGATGCTGAATGTGCCGCTGCCGTACATCGAACTGCACCCGCAGGACGGCGCGAAGCTGGGTCTCGCGGCGGGCGACATCGCCGAGGTGTCCAACATGGAGGGCAACGGCACCTTCCTGGTGCACCTCACCGACGCGGTGCGGCCGGGCATGATCTTCGCGCTGCAGTACCACCCGCGCGGCACATCCAACAGCATGATCAGCAACTACACCGACCCCAAGACCACCATCCCCTGGTACAAGGGCACCCGGGTGAGCATCCGCAGGACCTCGGGGCGGCTGGCCTCGGTGGCGTCCGTGACCAGCGCCCTGGAGGGCAACGAATTCCGATGAACAGATTTCTCGTCCTGACCGCCCTGGCCCTGGGCGCCTCTGCCTCTGCCGCCACCGGCGCAGCCGTCTACCAGGCCAACTGCGCCGGGTGCCATCAGGCGACCGGCAAGGGCGTCCCTGGGGCTTTCCCACCCCTCGCCGGCCACTTCACGAAGCTGCTGGCCGCCGGCGCCACAGGCCGCGCTTATGTCGGGCACGTGGCGCTCTACGGCCTGCAGGGTTCCATCAAGGTGAACGGCCAGACCTACGCCGGCGTGATGCCCGGCCAGAAGCAGCTCAGTGACGCCGACCTGGCGGCCGTGCTGAACCATGTGGCCACCAGTTTCGGGAACAAGTGGCCGGCCGGGCAGAAACCGTTCACGGCGGCTGAACTCGCGAAGCTGCGGGCCAAGGCACTCACGCCGGCTGCCGTCCTGAAAACCCGCCCCCCTGTGAAGTGATGGGGTCGTGAGCTGGCCGGTCGGGACGATGCCGACCGGCCAGCTCCCTGGAGGCCAACCATGACTGCCCGTCCATCCACCCTGGTTCACGCCACGCTGCCAGAGGCCCTGGCCGCGCTCCAGCACCTGCTGCCCGCACGCCGGGCCGAGGAGGTGCCCCTCACCGGGGGCCTGGGGCGGGTGCTCGCCTCCCCCCTGAGCGCCCGGGCGGATCATCCCAGTGCCACAGAAAGCGCCATGGACGGCGTGGCCTGCCGCGCAGCCGACGCGGCGCAGGTACCGGTCACCCTGAAGCTGGTCGGCGAGTCCCGCGCCGGAGCGCCCTTCGTCGGCACGCTGGGGCCGGGCGAAGCCGTGCGCATCTCGACGGGTGCGGTCATGCCGGCCGGGGCCGACGCGGTCTGCCGGCGTGAAGACCTGCGGCTGGATGGGGAGATCGTCACCCTGCTTGCCCCGGCGCGCCCGTCCGACGTGCGGGCACAGGGCAGCGACTTCCAGGCCGGTGACCCCGTGCTGGAGGCCGGCACGCGGCTGACCCCCGCCCGCCTGGCGCTGGCCGCCGCGATGGGCCACGCGGCGCTGCCGGTGGTGGCGGCGCTGCGGGTCGGCGTGCTCAGCGGCGGGGACGAACTGGTCGAGCCCGGCGGGTTCCTGCGGGCGGGGCAGACCTACAACGCCAATCCCTACGGCCTGTGGGCGGCGCTGCGCGAGGACGGTCATGATCCGGTGCTGCTGCCCGCTGCCGCCGACACTCCCGGCGCGCTGGAGGCCCGCCTGAACGCGGCCGGCGACCTCGACCTGCTGATCTCCAGCGGTGGGGTGGGGGCCGGGGGCCACGACCAGGTGCGCCGGCTGCTGGAGCGAGGCAACGTGCTGTTCAGCGGCCTGGGCATCCGGCCCGGGGCGCCCACCATGGCGGGCCGCTGGCAGGGCCGGCCGATCATCGCGCTGCCGGGCAACCCGGTGGCCGCCCTGGTCGTCTACGAGGTGCTGGTACGGCCGCTGCTCACGGGGAAGGAACCGCGTACCATCTCACTCCAGGCGGGCACGCCGTTCCGGGACGCGCCGGGCCGCACGGCGTACTGGCGCGCGCTGGTGCGCGGGAACGCGGCCTTCGACCAGAAGGAGCAGGGCTCGGGGATGCTGCGCTCGCTGGCGCAGTCAGACGCGCTGGTCGTCATCCCGGCGGGGGGCGGGGTGGCGGCGGGGGGCCAGGTCGAGGTGATCATGCTGAGCTGACCGGCCTCGTCTACACTCAGCGCATGACCCTGGTGGCCTCCGACGTCCTGGAACAGCTCAAGGCCCTCTCCAACGAGATCCGCTATGACCTCGTGCGCTTCCTCGGGGCGGGCGAACGCTGCGTGTGCGACCTCGAAGGCCTGACCGGCCTGCCACAGTCCAAGGTGTCCTACCATCTGGGGGTGCTGCGCGACGCGGGTCTGGTGACCGCGGAGCAGCGCGGCAAGAACATCTACTACGCGCTGTGTGAGGCGCGGCTCTTTCAGCTGGGCGGGCAGATGCTCACCGAGGTCTTTCACGATCCGGTGCGCCACGCCCATGAGGATGCCTCGCTCTGCGACTGATTCAGGCCGGTGCTGGATCGGCACGCGGGGCGCGTAGGCCCCAGGCGGACAGCGCCGCCAGTACCGTCAGGCCCCACAGGGAGGGCAGGTAAGTGCCGCTCCAGCTGAACAGCAGGCCCACGCCCAGCGGCGTCAGGGCCTGGGCGAGGTTGACCGGCCCGGCCAGGCGGCCGTTTACAGTGCCGAACAGCCCGGCGTCGTAGCGGGACAGCAGCAGATCGTTGCGGGCCAGGGTCAGGGCTCCGTTGGCCAGGCCGAAGAGCGTGATGGCCAGGCCGGCAAGCCACACGGAGGACGTGCTGGCGAGCAGCAGCGGGCCGAGGCCCAGGGTCACGAACAGCAGCGTGTTCAGCCGCAGAATGCCGAGCCGGGCCAGCAGCGGCGCGAACAGGATCCGGCCCGGCAGGGCCGCCAGACCCATCAGGCCGGCCAGGGCGGCGGCGACCGTCAGGCCCTCCCCACGGGCCAGCAGCAGGGGGGCGAGTTGCAGGCCGGTGCCCACCGACACGATGCGCGCCAGCGTGAAGCTCAGCACCAGCTGACGGAAGGCGGGGTCGGGGACGAAGGGCGAGGGCGCCGTGCGGTGCCTGGACTGCGGCCGGGCTGCCCGGGGCAACACCACCCACCCCAGTCCGGCCGTGATCATCAGCAGGCCCGCCAGTATCCCGAGTGCCATGGTCAACCCACCCGCCTGAAGTCCCGCGCTGGTGAGCGGCACGAAGATGGTGCTGGCCAGCCCGGCGATCAGCGTGATCGTGAGCGTAGCCCGGCGGCGGTCAGCCGTCTGGAACTGCTGCGCGACCACCGTGAACACCGGCTCGTAGAAGGTCAGGGTCATCGCCACGCCGGCGAGCACCCAGCACGCCACGAAAGCGGGGTAGGACGGGTGCAGACCCATCAAGCCCAGCGCGACGGCCCCGAGCGCCGCACCGCCGCTGATGAGCACCTTCCCGCCGAAGCGGTCGACCGCGCGCCCCACGACGGGGGCCAGCGCCGCGTTGGTGAGCAGCGCGAGCGTGAAGGCCAGGCCGGTCTGGGCGCGGCTCCAGCCGGCGGTCTGCTCGGTGGCCACCGCGAGCAGCGGTTGCGCGTAGTACAGCGCGCCGTACCCGGCCGTCGATAGGAACGCCAGCGTCCAGAGCAGGAGACGCTGGCGGGGAGGCGGGACGGTCACTGCAGGCTGATGGGAGCCTGGGGGGCACAGCAGCCGCTGTCAGGCGCACAGCCTTCGGACTGCGCCTCAGCCGCCGGCAGCCCGCAGGCGTCGCCGGCCTTGCACTGCACGCCGGGCGTGCGCAGGTGGACGACCGTGCGCCCGGCCTGTTCCTCGATATGGCTGACGTGGTACTGCAGCGCGGGCGAGGTGTCGGTGCCGTACTCGAAGCGCACCTCGGCCTCGTCCCGCACCGGGATGCGGCTGGTGACGCGGTCGTAGATGGCCAGGAACTTGCGGGTGGTCATGAAGCCGCCCCTGGCGTCCTGGGCGCTGCCGTCCATCAGCTGGATCACGGTCTCGCGCCAGCTGGCCGCCTTGCCCCCACAGTCCATGGCCTCGATGGTCACGGCCTTCACCTCGGTCACGTGGTAGCCGGGGCCGACGAGCGGTGAGCCGTGCAGCCAGAACTCCAGGGGACGCTGGAGCTGATCACGCAGACCGGTGATCAGCGTGTGGGTCGACACCTGGCCCTGGAGACCAGGGATGGCGGTGGGCAGGGTGGGCTCGGTCAGGGTGGTCATGGTGGCCTCCTCAGGCGGGGGTGGGCTGGGCAGTGGGGGACTGGGCGGTGGGGAACGCGGTGGGCGGCGTGTTCCGGGACGCCGCGGTCTGCAGCAGACCGAGCGTGTGGGCGGCCGTGTGGAGGCCGGCGTCACTCAGGGCGTAGTGCACCCAGCGGCCGCGTCTGGTGGCCGTCACCAGTCCAGCGTCGGTGAGCAGGCGCATGTGGTGGCTGACGGTGGGCTGTGCGAGGCCCAGGTGCGTCACGAGGTCGCACGCGCAGACCCCGTCCGGCCCCTGGCAGCACGCCGGGGTGGCGGTCGCCAGGAAGTGCAGCGCCCGCAGGCGGTGGGGGTCGCCCAGGGCCTTGAACAGGTCGGCCGTCACATCGAAGTCCATGAATGTATGGTGCCCGATAGATCGAAGATTGTCAATGCGTCCAGGCGTGGGGTGCGGTCAGGACGCGGCGGCTCCAGCCCGCAGCTGCGCCGCTTCCTTGGTTCCGTGGTACGCGTGTTCCTGGGCCCAGCAGGCGGCCGCCTCGACGTCGTAAGCCACACGCCGGAAGGTCACGCTCCAGACATCGCCCGCTCCTTCCAGCAGCACCCAGCGCGCCAGGGGTGAGCCATCCTTCTGGCGGCTCACCGCCCCGGCGTTCACCACGGTCAGCGGCCCGAGTTGCCGGACGTGTTCCAGGTGCGAGTGGCCGACGATCACCACCCGCGCTGACCCGGTGTCGCCCAGATGCTCACGGACGTGGTCGTCACCTGCCCAACTGTCGCCGTCGCGCAGCAAGTATGTCCACGCGCTGTCTGGCGTGCCGTGCGCGGCCAGCACCGCGCCGTCCGCCAGCGTCACGCGGGTCGGCAGCGCCGCGACGTACGCTCCCGCGCCCTGTGGTAGCACCCCGTGCAGCCATTCCAGCATGGCGCGCTTGACGGTGGTCTCGGTCAGCGTCTCGCCCAGCCGCTCGTCCGTGTTGCCCCGCACTTCCAGAACCCCATGCCGGGCCTTGAGCTCCTGTTGCAGGATCCACGCGCCCGCCGGATCGGCGCCGCCGAACAGCTGATCTCCCAGATTCACCCAGGCGTCCGGGCGGTGCTGCTCGATGTCGTTAGCCACGGCCTCCAGGGCAAAGCGGTTGCCGTGCACGTCGCCGAAGACCGCGATCCTCATGCGCGCTCAGCCAGCCAGTCCTGGATCCGCGCGTCGATCTCGTCCCGCACCCGGATGAACACAGCGAGGCGCTCCTCATCGCTGCCGGTCGCGGCAGCCGGATCCTCAAAGGGCCATGCGAGGCGGTAGCGGGCATTCGGGAAGATGGGGCAGCTCGCCTCAGCCCGGTCACAGACCGTGATGGCAAAGTGAAAATGCTCGGCGATCATGGGCTTGACGCCCTTGGAATGCAGGTGGTCGGTGGGCAGGCCCGCGTCCTGCAGGGCGCGAACAGTCAGCGGGTTGACCTCGCCAGGCTCAAGACCGGCCGAGACCACGTCATAGCGGTCGCCGGCGCGGTGTTCCAGCAGCACCTGGGCCATCTGGGAGCGGGCCGTATTGCCGGTGCAGATGAACAGCACGCGGGGCTTGCGAAGGGACGCGCCGGTGACGGGCTGGGTGGGGACAGGCTCGGTCATGCGTGGTCTCCTTGCGGCGCAAATTCCTGCGCCCGGTGCGGATCCGCCTCGACGGGCTGGCGGGGGCTGAGGACGTGGTTCACGGCGACCGCCAGCGCGGCCCCCAGCAGCGGGGCGACCCAGTACAGCCAGTGGGCCGTCCAGATCCCGCTCGCCAGCGCCGGGCCAAACGAGCGCGCCGGGTTCATACTCGCGCCGGTGATGGGGCCGCCCATCATGGCCTCTAGGGCCACCACGCCGCCTACCGCCCAGGGCAGGCCGCTGCGCAGCGCGACCAGCAGCAGGACGACGGTCATGATCAACTCCATCACAAAGGCCTGCCCGGCGCTTCCAGCGGGCACGGTGACACCGAGGTTCCCCTTCATCCCAAACAGCGCGAGCAGCACGAAGGCCGCCAGCGCCGCCCCGACGAGCTGCGCGGCGACGTAGGGCAGCACCCGAGACCTGGGAAAACGCCCCGCCAGGGTCAGGGCAAACGTGGCGGCGGGGTTGATGTGCGCCCCGCTGATGGGGGCCAGCGCGGCGATGACCACCGTGACGGTCAGCCCGAAGGTCAGCGCCACGCCCGCGTGGCCCAGCGCGCCGGTCTGGGCGTCGACCACGGCGGCTCCGGGGCCGAAGAAGATCAGGGCGAAGGTGCCGATCAGCTCGGCCGTCAGCGCGCGGTGCAGGGGGACGTCCATTCAGGTGACCAGCACGGCGGGGCTGTCGTCATAGCTGGGCGGCGCCGGCTGGCCGTCCTTCAGGCGTTGCACGAACGCATCAAACTGAGTCCGGAGCTGGTCGCGCACCTGGCGCCACCGGTCGAGGCTGCCCCCAGAGGGATCGGTGAAGGGGTAGTGACGACGCTCGGTTTTCCCCGGATAGACCGGACAGGACTCGGCGGCGCTGTCGCAGACCGTGACCACGTAGTCGAAGTTCATGGCGTCCGGAACGTCATAGAGGGTCTTGCTGGTGTGCGCATCCAGACTGAGACCAAGCTCGACCATGACGGTCTTCGCCTCATCCTTGACGCGGGTGGCCTCGGTGCCGGCGGAATGGACGTCCAGATCGAGTCCGGCTCGCCGGGCGGCGTCGCGGGTCAGGGCCTCGGCCATCTGGCTGCGGGCGCTGTTGTGCGTGCACAGGATCAGGACACGGATCATGCCGGCAGCCTAACAGATCAAGCCAATTCATTATGTCAGCTGGAGGTCAAGGGGGTTGGTGGCTTCGGCCAGGGCCGGTGGAGGGTCACCCGCAGGAGTGGCCGACACACACCGCCAGATTCAGGGTCACCGAGGGCGAACTGGCCGCCAAGCGGGAAAAATGGTTCCGGCCCTGAGGTTACCCCGTTATCGAGTCGGCCCGGCTGGCGCGTTCGCTTCTGGCCGTGGTGACCTGCCTAGTGAAAGACCCGGCCCAGCTCGGCCGTGTAGCGCGCCAGCTCGGGCGCCGGCGCCCCGGCCGCCGTGGCCGCCCGCACCCGCTCACGCAGGGCGTCCACATCCAGGGGATCGGCCTGCAGGAGCTGGTTGGCGTACAGCACCACCCGCCGCTCGTCACCCCGCGTGCGGGCGTGCTCCATTTCCCGGCGCAGCTCGATGGTCAGCGCCAGCCGCGCCTCGTCGCGCTTCTGCGCCACCCAGTCCGAGTGCTCCACCCACGGCAGGAACTCTCCCCGGTACAGGGCCAGCGCCCGGGCCACCTCGTGGTGGGCGATGGCGGTGAGCAATTCTTCGACATCCAGCTCCACCGCCATGCCCGGCCCCAGGCGGTACGCCGGCGCCCGGAACGGCCCCGCGCACGTCACGGCCTCGGGGCCCAGCTTGTCGCGCAAGTCCCAGATGCACTGACGCACGTACCCGGCCCCGCTCTGGGCGTCCTTTTCGGGAAACAGGGTCAGCTGCAGTTGCGCGCGGGTCTGGTCGGGTTCCAGGGCGAGGTAGGCGAGCAGGAGCGGGCTGTTGGGGTAGGCGAAGCGGATCGCCTCGTTGTCTCGCGTGACCAGGGTGCGCCCCAGCGTCGTGACCCGCAGCCGCATGGCGCCGTCCTCGGGCAGCCTCGGCGTGCCTGCGAGGTGCGAGAGGCGGTCGAGCAGCGGCTCCATGTACGGAGAGAGCTCGGGTTCGAGCACCGCGTACTTCACCAGCTCGGACAGTTCTTCGAGGTCTGGCTTGACCTCATGCAGCGCGCGCAGGGTCAGCATCGAGGTCAGGGCTTCGGAGAGTGCTTTTGCCACATCTTCATGGCGCCCGAGGCGCAGTT encodes:
- a CDS encoding arsenate reductase (azurin) small subunit; protein product: MSQITRRRFVGSGMTIVALASLPRARAQAMAPSLGYPATRIGSLGTLKEGVGQYFAYPDDAAQGLLLKLGKPAIGGLGKERDIVAFSAACTHMGCGVAYKGERLQCPCHYSMFDPAKNGQVYQGLASSYLPQIPLRIDAAGDIYAVAVEGLIWGRARNILSKGA
- a CDS encoding ArsR/SmtB family transcription factor, which codes for MDFDVTADLFKALGDPHRLRALHFLATATPACCQGPDGVCACDLVTHLGLAQPTVSHHMRLLTDAGLVTATRRGRWVHYALSDAGLHTAAHTLGLLQTAASRNTPPTAFPTAQSPTAQPTPA
- a CDS encoding DUF6428 family protein; this translates as MTTLTEPTLPTAIPGLQGQVSTHTLITGLRDQLQRPLEFWLHGSPLVGPGYHVTEVKAVTIEAMDCGGKAASWRETVIQLMDGSAQDARGGFMTTRKFLAIYDRVTSRIPVRDEAEVRFEYGTDTSPALQYHVSHIEEQAGRTVVHLRTPGVQCKAGDACGLPAAEAQSEGCAPDSGCCAPQAPISLQ
- a CDS encoding arsenate reductase (azurin) large subunit, whose translation is MAVYKRYDQLPLPPKGAEVHNTVCQYCTVGCGYKVYVWPAGKDGGLAANQNAFGRDFTAPQPPIAGQPYTEAMHSVITRGGKQMNVAIVPAKDSPINRNGDHSSRGGSNALTLFDESRPTRDRLKYPMLRVGDSFQAIPWQEALNLMAGIIKGVYDQHGPDALTAKAYDHGGGGGGFENNWGIGSLFFTGLKMQYVAIHNRPAYNSEVWGSRDRGVHELNYTAEDARLTDTLILWGANPYETASVFYTEHMLPNFEGGTETEKDEAFPGEAKVPTRLIVVDPRRTSSLTIAESIDKDRVLHLRPNLGTDYILANAIARAIHQQGWHDQAFIDARTEKETWADYAEKSLRIGIPYATVMKEAEAITGVKRADMEQAALWMARPKSGARRRSLLIYEKGMIWNLKNYDQIAAVTQLAVLAGNIGKPGTGVGRQGGHQEGYVRPGYPGTRPPPNVDEYLKAGSGKFYWVIGTNPFLTTLDNQAYRKRINARTKVLTDALSLDGVMGEPGTTQGLIDRVLEQVGSGDGLFMVVQDLYMTETAQAAHLVLPAAGWGEANLTSINCNSRLLRLYEQFMDPPGDAKPDWQIMSLVAGRLADLYRAEGNTEAVARFSGMTSWKKDEDPFLEGSKAFKDNAVSPADEATLEAENYKGVTYAMLKQLGQKGVQTPVRQEGGKVVGTKRRYSQRFATDSGKFKWYGTDAWAGYPEQIDKYLHGDMARQYPFWMTTGRNQTIWQTAYHDRRIAEKMLNVPLPYIELHPQDGAKLGLAAGDIAEVSNMEGNGTFLVHLTDAVRPGMIFALQYHPRGTSNSMISNYTDPKTTIPWYKGTRVSIRRTSGRLASVASVTSALEGNEFR
- a CDS encoding MFS transporter: MTVPPPRQRLLLWTLAFLSTAGYGALYYAQPLLAVATEQTAGWSRAQTGLAFTLALLTNAALAPVVGRAVDRFGGKVLISGGAALGAVALGLMGLHPSYPAFVACWVLAGVAMTLTFYEPVFTVVAQQFQTADRRRATLTITLIAGLASTIFVPLTSAGLQAGGLTMALGILAGLLMITAGLGWVVLPRAARPQSRHRTAPSPFVPDPAFRQLVLSFTLARIVSVGTGLQLAPLLLARGEGLTVAAALAGLMGLAALPGRILFAPLLARLGILRLNTLLFVTLGLGPLLLASTSSVWLAGLAITLFGLANGALTLARNDLLLSRYDAGLFGTVNGRLAGPVNLAQALTPLGVGLLFSWSGTYLPSLWGLTVLAALSAWGLRAPRADPAPA
- a CDS encoding metallophosphoesterase family protein encodes the protein MRIAVFGDVHGNRFALEAVANDIEQHRPDAWVNLGDQLFGGADPAGAWILQQELKARHGVLEVRGNTDERLGETLTETTVKRAMLEWLHGVLPQGAGAYVAALPTRVTLADGAVLAAHGTPDSAWTYLLRDGDSWAGDDHVREHLGDTGSARVVIVGHSHLEHVRQLGPLTVVNAGAVSRQKDGSPLARWVLLEGAGDVWSVTFRRVAYDVEAAACWAQEHAYHGTKEAAQLRAGAAAS
- a CDS encoding c-type cytochrome → MNRFLVLTALALGASASAATGAAVYQANCAGCHQATGKGVPGAFPPLAGHFTKLLAAGATGRAYVGHVALYGLQGSIKVNGQTYAGVMPGQKQLSDADLAAVLNHVATSFGNKWPAGQKPFTAAELAKLRAKALTPAAVLKTRPPVK
- a CDS encoding molybdopterin molybdotransferase MoeA; translated protein: MTARPSTLVHATLPEALAALQHLLPARRAEEVPLTGGLGRVLASPLSARADHPSATESAMDGVACRAADAAQVPVTLKLVGESRAGAPFVGTLGPGEAVRISTGAVMPAGADAVCRREDLRLDGEIVTLLAPARPSDVRAQGSDFQAGDPVLEAGTRLTPARLALAAAMGHAALPVVAALRVGVLSGGDELVEPGGFLRAGQTYNANPYGLWAALREDGHDPVLLPAAADTPGALEARLNAAGDLDLLISSGGVGAGGHDQVRRLLERGNVLFSGLGIRPGAPTMAGRWQGRPIIALPGNPVAALVVYEVLVRPLLTGKEPRTISLQAGTPFRDAPGRTAYWRALVRGNAAFDQKEQGSGMLRSLAQSDALVVIPAGGGVAAGGQVEVIMLS
- a CDS encoding ArsR/SmtB family transcription factor, whose product is MTLVASDVLEQLKALSNEIRYDLVRFLGAGERCVCDLEGLTGLPQSKVSYHLGVLRDAGLVTAEQRGKNIYYALCEARLFQLGGQMLTEVFHDPVRHAHEDASLCD